In Sulfuracidifex metallicus DSM 6482 = JCM 9184, a single window of DNA contains:
- a CDS encoding TIGR00269 family protein produces MTCDVCHKNEAIIFQPHSGRSLCKDCFFNDVKERVRKEAEKQGILNSRKVLLAVSGGKDSLVLVDAISSFISASRIVAFNIVEGIGGYNRAEQAEKLRKYMETLGVQLVSTSFKSEVGYTLDEMVRSSEVKGMNVSPCTFCGGFRRKLINNAGILYGTDLVATGHNLDDEVQTIMINLIRGDLSRLIRLGDVPIKVSGKFVTRVKPLRKIYEWETTMYAYLKGYSFQEVECPHIVNKPTLRAKVRDLIYSLEEERPGSLLKILEQFDEISQKIRSNASFTELPRCEICGDPTSYGRRICKNCELLIRSGLLSQEYQKYLPMS; encoded by the coding sequence ATGACATGTGATGTATGTCATAAGAACGAGGCTATAATATTTCAGCCTCACAGTGGTCGTTCTCTATGTAAAGATTGCTTCTTCAACGATGTAAAAGAGAGAGTTAGGAAAGAAGCGGAAAAACAAGGGATATTAAATTCGAGGAAAGTTCTACTTGCAGTTTCAGGGGGAAAGGATAGTCTAGTGCTAGTTGACGCAATATCTTCCTTTATTTCAGCGTCTAGGATTGTCGCATTTAATATTGTCGAGGGCATAGGCGGATATAATAGAGCCGAACAGGCCGAAAAGTTGAGAAAATACATGGAGACTCTAGGAGTTCAACTTGTTTCTACCTCATTCAAAAGTGAAGTAGGTTATACCTTAGACGAAATGGTTAGATCATCAGAAGTCAAGGGTATGAACGTGTCTCCGTGTACTTTCTGTGGAGGATTCAGGAGGAAGTTGATAAATAACGCAGGCATTCTGTACGGAACGGATCTGGTAGCTACTGGACATAACCTTGACGATGAGGTTCAAACAATAATGATAAACTTGATTAGAGGTGACTTGAGCAGGCTGATAAGGCTTGGCGATGTACCAATAAAGGTGAGCGGTAAGTTCGTCACTAGAGTGAAACCGCTAAGGAAGATATATGAATGGGAAACAACTATGTATGCTTATCTCAAAGGTTACTCGTTCCAAGAGGTGGAGTGTCCTCACATAGTTAACAAACCAACCTTAAGAGCGAAGGTAAGGGACCTCATATATTCTTTAGAGGAAGAGAGACCTGGGTCGCTTTTAAAGATATTAGAGCAATTCGACGAAATATCTCAGAAAATTAGGTCAAACGCGTCTTTTACAGAACTGCCCCGTTGCGAAATATGTGGAGATCCAACAAGCTATGGAAGAAGAATTTGTAAAAACTGCGAACTGTTGATAAGGTCAGGGCTTTTATCTCAGGAATATCAGAAATACCTTCCAATGTCATGA
- a CDS encoding 50S ribosome-binding GTPase: MLNKVLASIRRVDVIVEVLDSREPDLTRSKEIERYAVKNGRQVIIVLNKIDLIPREVADRWKDYLSKEFPTVYVSTKMRQGTRLLRDSIKEALKGEGNVAFVGYPKTGKSSIVNVLKGRKSASVSSQPMSTGFTKGIQLIKIDSKIYALDTPGIIPPHGNPFEKAIRGSNPDNLENPIPPALIILEKVFQVSPALLETTYKVNYLNGMQFLQDLAKHRGWINKEDKEPDLDLAAKTVIKDYHNGKITYYTLPPE; the protein is encoded by the coding sequence ATGCTGAACAAAGTCTTAGCCTCCATCAGAAGGGTAGATGTAATAGTGGAAGTTTTGGATTCAAGAGAGCCTGATCTAACTAGGTCTAAGGAAATAGAAAGGTATGCAGTGAAGAACGGAAGACAAGTTATAATAGTTCTAAATAAAATAGACTTGATACCGAGAGAAGTTGCAGATAGATGGAAAGATTACCTTTCCAAGGAATTCCCGACCGTCTACGTCTCAACTAAAATGAGACAAGGAACTAGGCTTTTGAGGGACTCCATAAAGGAGGCATTAAAAGGAGAAGGTAACGTGGCATTTGTTGGTTATCCTAAGACAGGGAAATCTTCCATTGTTAATGTGTTAAAGGGAAGGAAATCCGCTTCGGTCTCTTCCCAGCCCATGTCCACTGGTTTCACTAAAGGTATTCAGCTAATAAAGATTGATTCCAAGATATATGCGTTGGATACGCCAGGCATCATTCCACCTCATGGTAATCCGTTCGAAAAGGCAATCAGGGGAAGTAATCCAGATAATTTAGAAAATCCAATTCCTCCTGCATTAATTATACTTGAAAAAGTATTTCAAGTATCTCCAGCACTTCTGGAAACTACCTATAAGGTAAATTATTTAAACGGAATGCAGTTCCTCCAAGACTTGGCCAAGCATAGAGGTTGGATAAACAAGGAAGACAAGGAACCAGATCTTGATTTGGCAGCAAAAACTGTAATTAAGGACTACCATAACGGAAAAATAACTTATTATACTCTTCCCCCAGAATGA
- a CDS encoding DUF211 domain-containing protein, producing the protein MAIRRLVLDVLKPIKGISIVELAEKIVEHKGIEGVNISVTDMDVETMGLMIVVEGENIDFENVKNTLEEEGCAIHSIDEVVSGSKMVDSRRGRNDM; encoded by the coding sequence TTGGCTATAAGACGACTAGTTCTTGACGTTCTAAAACCAATTAAAGGTATATCTATAGTGGAGTTAGCTGAAAAAATAGTTGAACATAAGGGCATTGAAGGAGTTAACATAAGCGTCACCGATATGGACGTTGAGACCATGGGACTTATGATAGTGGTCGAAGGTGAAAACATAGACTTTGAGAACGTTAAGAACACACTTGAAGAAGAAGGATGTGCGATTCATAGTATAGATGAAGTCGTAAGCGGTTCAAAAATGGTAGATAGCAGGAGAGGAAGGAATGACATGTGA
- the speD gene encoding adenosylmethionine decarboxylase, whose amino-acid sequence MMGAEVRYFPKVVGKQVYGSLYDCDVNILKDTEKLQEIVKDASKEGNMTLLDIKSWKIGEGVSVVAIILESHITIHTWPEYNFATVDVYSCGAHTDPHKAFYYIAKELKSKRYEIKEADRSSEF is encoded by the coding sequence ATGATGGGGGCAGAGGTAAGGTATTTCCCAAAAGTAGTCGGGAAGCAAGTATACGGTAGCTTGTACGACTGCGATGTTAACATATTGAAGGATACTGAAAAGCTACAGGAGATCGTTAAGGATGCTTCAAAGGAGGGCAACATGACACTCCTTGATATAAAGTCTTGGAAAATTGGAGAAGGTGTAAGCGTAGTCGCAATAATTCTGGAGAGTCATATAACTATACACACTTGGCCTGAATACAACTTCGCAACCGTCGACGTATACTCATGTGGCGCACATACGGATCCTCATAAGGCTTTCTACTATATTGCCAAAGAACTAAAAAGCAAAAGGTACGAAATAAAGGAGGCTGATAGGTCATCGGAGTTCTGA
- a CDS encoding UbiA family prenyltransferase, with translation MEARAFLQLIRIHNVIGAMLGDLMGYLVSSFWHVNLVQMVLSMLVVGLVAGGGYVINDYFDVNIDKINKPDRPIPSGRISGSKARKIALSMFVAGVLFSIPLGIVPFSIAMFTIVMLYLYAKDLKRTGIPGNLTVALTNGLSIFYGGSAYMEGDWLLKVILPTLYSFFLTLVREFVKGIEDYNGDKANSVTTLAVTKGIGTAWRISKILLILVIVVSPLPILFGFNLSYILLIVVAFIPSVVLSLIQKPSIESAAKARSYLKVSMLTGIVAFLLGSAPFIPKVYLSQHAYLILFQLLLSLH, from the coding sequence GTGGAAGCCAGGGCTTTTCTCCAACTAATAAGGATTCACAATGTCATAGGAGCTATGTTAGGTGACCTAATGGGTTATCTAGTGTCTTCCTTCTGGCATGTGAACTTAGTTCAGATGGTCCTTTCAATGCTGGTTGTAGGTCTAGTTGCAGGAGGGGGTTACGTCATAAACGATTACTTCGACGTGAACATAGATAAAATAAACAAACCAGATAGACCTATCCCGTCTGGAAGGATAAGCGGATCAAAGGCCAGGAAGATAGCACTGTCCATGTTCGTAGCGGGTGTCTTATTTTCAATTCCGTTAGGAATAGTACCATTTTCAATAGCTATGTTTACAATAGTCATGTTATATTTGTACGCTAAAGACCTAAAAAGGACAGGAATCCCTGGAAATTTGACTGTAGCTCTAACCAACGGTTTGTCCATATTCTATGGAGGTTCGGCTTACATGGAAGGTGACTGGTTGTTGAAGGTCATTCTTCCTACGTTATATTCCTTCTTCCTAACCTTGGTTCGAGAATTCGTGAAAGGAATTGAAGATTACAATGGAGACAAGGCTAACTCTGTTACAACTTTAGCAGTGACAAAAGGAATAGGAACAGCATGGAGAATAAGCAAGATCTTATTGATTTTAGTAATAGTCGTGTCACCTCTCCCCATACTTTTCGGCTTTAATTTGAGCTATATTTTACTTATAGTGGTTGCGTTCATTCCATCGGTAGTTCTTTCATTAATCCAAAAGCCATCTATCGAATCCGCTGCAAAGGCAAGAAGTTACTTAAAGGTGTCAATGCTCACTGGAATTGTGGCTTTCCTTCTCGGCAGTGCACCTTTCATCCCAAAGGTCTATCTATCACAACACGCATACCTGATTTTATTCCAACTACTCTTAAGTTTACATTAG
- a CDS encoding magnesium-dependent phosphatase-1 — translation MIKVVVFDADKTLWDHYNISEFVEPLKKISEDEIEDSSGNKLKLFPNVRESLKELKRRGYILGVATWNLPEKASLVFNALELSQLFDIMISRPFPFKFLMLTEIINELRKRGVNVQRDEIMFIDDRRIHFGNVWLYLPGVKCIEMWKEMQDHIDVFKLLERSQLNDF, via the coding sequence ATGATAAAAGTAGTTGTCTTTGATGCCGATAAGACGTTGTGGGATCATTATAATATCTCAGAGTTCGTAGAGCCACTTAAAAAAATTTCTGAGGACGAAATCGAGGACTCTTCGGGAAATAAACTAAAGCTTTTCCCTAACGTAAGGGAGTCACTTAAAGAACTTAAGAGACGGGGATACATCCTAGGTGTAGCCACGTGGAACTTACCTGAAAAAGCATCCTTGGTTTTTAATGCATTAGAACTTAGCCAACTTTTCGATATTATGATATCTAGACCCTTTCCATTTAAATTTTTAATGCTGACAGAAATTATTAATGAATTAAGGAAACGCGGAGTAAACGTGCAAAGGGACGAGATCATGTTCATTGACGATAGGAGGATTCACTTTGGAAACGTATGGCTGTATCTTCCAGGAGTAAAATGTATAGAAATGTGGAAAGAAATGCAGGATCATATAGATGTGTTTAAACTTTTAGAACGTTCTCAGTTGAATGATTTTTAA
- a CDS encoding acetolactate synthase large subunit, whose protein sequence is MPTGARLTIDALKREGVKVIFGIPGLSNMQLYDAFVEDLMNGELRHVLMRHEQAAAHAADGYARASGIPGVCTATSGPGATNLVTGLITAYWDSSPVVAITGQVPRSTIGKMSFQEADAVGATEDVVKYAYQVRKFDEIPPAIKNAFYVATTGRPGPVVVDIPRDIFYEKTDNIKWPEKPTIRGYRPFKTIIDPIAIKKTAEMLINAERPVIMVGTGVVWSNASKEVLDLAETLIAPIVSTLPGKSAIPHDHPLYLGAMGYYGRAEASMVALESDMMFVVGARLSDRTFTSYDEMIETRKKFAMINIDPTDSERTIRMDVALYGDAKILLREIHKAVLELGKKNDRSAWMKRVKELKDYYSQFYFNDDKTRMRPWKVLKTIRQNLPRDAIVTTGVGQHQMWAEVFWEVLEPRTFLSSTGMGTMGFGLPAAIGAKMARPDKVVVDLDGDGSMMMTGTNFATAVDENIPVISIVFDNRSLGLVRQVQDLFFNKRVVGVDYGPSPDLVKFAESFGALGYNATTYEELEKSIKSAIKENHPALIRVPIDKQELALPTLPPGGRLKQVIVTDPRKGS, encoded by the coding sequence ATGCCAACAGGTGCTAGATTAACTATAGATGCTCTAAAAAGAGAAGGTGTCAAGGTAATTTTCGGAATCCCTGGACTGTCTAACATGCAACTTTATGATGCATTTGTAGAGGATTTAATGAATGGAGAGTTAAGGCATGTATTAATGAGACATGAACAAGCAGCGGCTCATGCTGCAGATGGTTACGCTAGGGCTTCTGGAATTCCTGGAGTATGTACTGCAACGTCGGGTCCCGGAGCAACTAACCTAGTTACTGGGCTCATAACTGCATATTGGGATAGCTCTCCTGTGGTAGCAATAACTGGACAAGTTCCGCGATCTACCATAGGAAAGATGTCATTTCAGGAAGCTGACGCAGTTGGAGCCACGGAAGACGTGGTAAAATATGCATATCAGGTAAGAAAATTCGACGAAATACCTCCAGCGATCAAAAATGCCTTCTATGTGGCTACCACCGGAAGACCAGGACCAGTAGTGGTAGATATACCTAGAGACATATTCTACGAAAAAACGGATAACATAAAGTGGCCTGAAAAACCCACTATAAGGGGATATAGACCTTTCAAAACAATAATTGATCCAATAGCAATTAAGAAAACGGCCGAGATGTTGATAAACGCTGAAAGGCCTGTTATAATGGTAGGAACTGGTGTAGTATGGTCAAATGCTTCTAAAGAAGTATTGGATCTGGCAGAGACGTTAATTGCTCCAATAGTGTCAACCCTACCTGGTAAATCAGCTATACCGCATGACCATCCATTGTACTTAGGTGCAATGGGGTATTATGGAAGGGCAGAAGCTTCGATGGTAGCTTTAGAGTCTGATATGATGTTCGTAGTAGGTGCTAGGCTAAGCGATAGAACGTTCACTTCATATGACGAGATGATAGAGACCAGGAAAAAGTTCGCCATGATAAATATAGACCCTACGGATTCAGAGAGAACCATAAGAATGGATGTAGCCCTTTATGGAGATGCTAAGATACTATTGAGAGAAATTCATAAGGCGGTATTGGAGTTAGGCAAAAAGAACGATAGATCTGCATGGATGAAAAGAGTCAAAGAGTTGAAAGATTACTATTCGCAGTTCTATTTCAACGATGATAAGACCAGAATGAGACCTTGGAAGGTTCTCAAGACCATAAGACAGAACTTGCCAAGGGACGCTATTGTAACGACTGGAGTAGGTCAACATCAAATGTGGGCGGAAGTATTTTGGGAGGTACTTGAGCCCAGGACTTTCCTCAGCTCTACTGGGATGGGAACTATGGGCTTTGGCTTACCTGCTGCAATCGGAGCTAAAATGGCAAGGCCGGATAAAGTAGTTGTAGATCTAGATGGCGATGGTTCGATGATGATGACTGGAACTAACTTCGCCACCGCGGTAGATGAGAACATTCCAGTCATCTCTATAGTGTTTGATAATAGATCATTAGGGTTAGTAAGGCAAGTTCAAGATTTGTTCTTCAACAAGAGGGTTGTAGGAGTGGACTATGGACCTTCCCCAGATCTAGTGAAATTTGCGGAATCCTTCGGTGCGCTAGGTTATAACGCTACCACTTACGAAGAACTGGAGAAGTCAATAAAGAGCGCCATAAAGGAAAACCATCCGGCTTTAATAAGAGTTCCAATAGACAAGCAAGAGTTAGCCTTGCCAACTTTACCACCAGGAGGAAGACTAAAGCAGGTGATCGTAACTGACCCAAGAAAAGGTAGTTAG
- a CDS encoding NAD(P)/FAD-dependent oxidoreductase has product MLRLNRARLEQELWKNLKVEIGNAEILSNGVLVNGRKIEGNVINCSGWKGNAKWVKAIELLIDVDVGEEIHVYLDKRNPAGFSWSVPLPYGTLVGALSYSDPRQFLPHVKGRVIEMHGGAIPRVRPLEPNVRSLGDATGNIKTFTGGGIFGIATLIDPLVDFMSGDPKGYFETYKKISSEVQKQYKLTSLLERTWRLALLSVKLFNGKTITVKEEFDFHSLLPSIPH; this is encoded by the coding sequence GTGTTAAGATTAAACAGAGCTAGGCTAGAACAAGAACTTTGGAAAAACCTAAAAGTCGAAATAGGAAACGCAGAAATTCTAAGTAACGGAGTCTTAGTAAATGGAAGAAAAATCGAAGGGAACGTAATTAACTGCTCTGGATGGAAAGGAAATGCGAAATGGGTAAAGGCGATAGAGCTTTTAATTGACGTTGATGTAGGTGAAGAGATACATGTCTACTTAGACAAGAGAAATCCAGCGGGTTTCTCTTGGAGTGTTCCTTTACCTTATGGGACCCTAGTTGGTGCATTATCTTACTCCGACCCAAGACAGTTTTTACCCCATGTAAAAGGTCGTGTAATTGAAATGCATGGTGGCGCGATACCGAGGGTTAGACCTTTAGAACCTAATGTTAGATCATTAGGTGACGCAACTGGCAACATTAAGACTTTCACTGGTGGAGGTATATTTGGAATTGCAACGTTAATAGACCCATTGGTCGACTTCATGTCTGGGGATCCTAAAGGTTACTTTGAAACTTATAAGAAAATATCATCAGAAGTGCAAAAACAGTATAAACTCACTTCTCTCTTAGAGAGAACTTGGAGACTCGCTTTACTAAGCGTTAAGCTATTTAATGGAAAGACGATAACCGTTAAGGAGGAATTCGACTTCCATTCACTTCTTCCCTCGATTCCTCACTAG
- the leuS gene encoding leucine--tRNA ligase translates to MNSIAAKWQEEWNKRKVYEGNPDPNKPKFYSTAAFPYPNSPMHIGHGRSYVTADVYSRFKRMMGYNILFPMAFHFTGTPIIAMADDIAKGDKELISIFKEIYDIPDEVIPKLSEPLFMATYFKEDIKKAMKELGLGIDWRREFTTIDSEFSTFVLWQFKKLHDRGYIVRDTHPVGWCPVHNIPVGMHDTKGDMEPDIGEYVLIYFVMDDVILPAATLRPETIFGVVAVWVNPDEKYKIVEAYGRRLLVSDRSALKISFQTDNVKVVGEIKGSDLKGKEVLNPVTGNKVPILGADFVDPMVGTGVVMSVPAHAPFDYYYIKKLKPDIKIIPVVKVEGFSDIPTRDLIDNAQVNGKEDLQKLTEQLYRAEYNKGKIRGDAISLAKPEYAERLKTISGMSVPEARKAITDFIISEGIGRKIYEIMNRPVYCRCGNEVVVKILKDQWFLDYGNPEWKSLARKLLYSMRVVPEEVRKEFDYALGWLEKRACARTRGLGTPLPWDKKWIIESLSDSTIYMAFYTVVHKIREYKLIPSQMTIEFWDYLLLGIGDAEDISKKTGINKAILNDLKSEFDYWYPLDFRHSGRDLVPNHLSFFIFNHAGIFPEAKWPRGVAVNGLLLYEGKKMSKSLRNIVPLRKSIRMYSADLVRAVLSATAEMGSDVNFSESLVKSIGDTYKFFYQLTDQLKEFNSSEIKFPERWLYSVFNSMKKNVTNYMENMDFRDAFNEAVFVLSSQVQEYFELVKSEGRTPNKKLMQELINDWVKIIAPFSPHFAEEMWHKLGNNTLVVTEKWVEVDASSINEVVEIEHSYYEKLLYDIKSILNIYKGKPSKVKILVAGNDAQESLKKAIESITAEEGMKGFMNKVKPTDKETAKYMQKIFNYAMSMDEKMKKMASMAIDETEVAKELSPYLKAKLGLEVEVKTFEKGDSEKYKKDSLPMKPAIIIE, encoded by the coding sequence CTGAATTCGATTGCAGCAAAATGGCAGGAAGAGTGGAATAAGAGGAAAGTTTATGAGGGCAATCCTGATCCTAATAAGCCAAAGTTTTACTCAACCGCCGCATTCCCTTACCCTAATAGCCCAATGCATATAGGTCACGGTAGGTCTTATGTTACCGCTGACGTTTACTCTAGATTTAAGAGAATGATGGGTTACAATATACTTTTCCCCATGGCGTTTCACTTTACCGGAACTCCAATCATTGCAATGGCAGATGATATAGCCAAGGGGGATAAGGAACTTATTTCTATTTTTAAAGAAATTTATGATATACCTGATGAAGTCATACCTAAACTATCAGAGCCACTGTTCATGGCTACGTATTTCAAAGAAGACATAAAGAAGGCAATGAAGGAGCTAGGCTTAGGGATAGATTGGAGAAGGGAATTTACCACGATTGACTCCGAATTTTCCACCTTCGTTTTATGGCAGTTTAAAAAGTTGCATGATAGAGGCTACATTGTAAGGGATACCCATCCCGTGGGATGGTGCCCAGTTCATAACATACCCGTTGGAATGCATGACACGAAAGGAGATATGGAACCTGACATAGGAGAATATGTTCTTATATATTTCGTTATGGACGACGTAATTTTGCCAGCTGCCACGCTCAGACCGGAAACTATCTTTGGAGTAGTAGCAGTTTGGGTTAATCCAGACGAAAAATACAAAATAGTAGAGGCTTATGGTAGAAGACTTCTAGTTTCAGATAGATCGGCGCTTAAGATTTCCTTCCAGACCGATAACGTGAAAGTAGTAGGGGAAATTAAAGGAAGTGATCTGAAGGGCAAAGAGGTTCTAAATCCAGTCACTGGCAACAAGGTACCTATACTGGGCGCAGATTTCGTAGACCCTATGGTAGGAACTGGAGTTGTTATGAGCGTCCCAGCTCATGCTCCATTCGACTACTATTACATTAAGAAGCTAAAACCTGATATCAAGATAATACCCGTAGTAAAGGTTGAAGGTTTTTCAGATATACCAACTAGAGATCTAATTGATAACGCTCAAGTTAACGGTAAGGAAGACCTTCAGAAGCTGACAGAACAATTGTACAGAGCAGAGTACAATAAAGGAAAAATAAGGGGTGATGCAATAAGTCTAGCTAAGCCAGAGTATGCTGAGAGGCTCAAGACGATAAGTGGTATGAGTGTGCCTGAAGCCAGGAAAGCAATTACCGATTTCATCATTTCGGAAGGGATAGGAAGGAAAATATACGAAATTATGAATCGTCCAGTTTACTGTAGATGTGGTAATGAGGTGGTTGTGAAGATATTGAAGGATCAGTGGTTTCTTGACTATGGCAATCCAGAGTGGAAATCGCTTGCTAGAAAGTTATTGTATTCCATGAGAGTTGTTCCTGAGGAAGTTAGGAAAGAGTTTGACTATGCATTAGGCTGGTTAGAGAAGAGAGCATGTGCAAGAACCAGAGGACTTGGAACTCCGCTTCCCTGGGATAAAAAATGGATAATTGAAAGTCTGAGCGACTCCACGATTTACATGGCGTTCTATACTGTCGTACATAAGATAAGGGAATACAAGCTAATTCCATCTCAGATGACGATAGAGTTCTGGGACTATTTACTGCTTGGCATAGGTGATGCTGAGGACATATCTAAAAAGACTGGAATAAACAAGGCGATATTAAACGATCTGAAAAGCGAATTTGATTACTGGTATCCATTGGATTTCAGACACAGCGGAAGAGATCTAGTGCCTAATCACCTGAGCTTCTTTATCTTCAATCACGCTGGCATATTTCCCGAAGCGAAGTGGCCCCGTGGCGTAGCGGTTAACGGCCTTCTTTTATATGAAGGCAAGAAGATGAGTAAGAGTCTCAGAAACATAGTGCCTCTAAGAAAAAGCATCAGGATGTATAGCGCAGATCTAGTTAGGGCCGTCCTTTCTGCAACAGCAGAGATGGGTAGTGACGTTAATTTCTCAGAAAGTCTGGTAAAAAGCATAGGAGATACGTACAAGTTCTTCTATCAGCTTACAGATCAACTGAAGGAATTCAATTCGTCGGAAATCAAGTTCCCAGAAAGATGGTTATATTCTGTTTTCAATTCTATGAAAAAGAACGTAACAAATTACATGGAGAATATGGACTTTAGGGATGCGTTCAACGAGGCAGTTTTCGTTCTATCCTCTCAGGTACAAGAATACTTCGAGTTGGTTAAGAGCGAAGGAAGGACTCCTAATAAAAAGTTAATGCAGGAATTAATTAATGATTGGGTTAAAATTATTGCTCCATTTTCTCCTCACTTCGCAGAGGAGATGTGGCACAAGTTAGGTAATAACACGCTGGTTGTTACTGAAAAATGGGTAGAGGTCGATGCAAGTTCTATCAACGAGGTTGTTGAAATTGAACATAGCTATTATGAGAAACTCTTATATGACATAAAGTCCATATTAAATATCTATAAGGGTAAACCGAGCAAAGTAAAAATACTAGTAGCTGGAAATGACGCACAGGAATCTCTAAAGAAGGCAATAGAGTCAATAACTGCAGAAGAGGGAATGAAGGGTTTCATGAATAAGGTTAAGCCGACAGATAAGGAAACTGCCAAATACATGCAAAAGATATTCAACTATGCTATGTCAATGGATGAAAAAATGAAGAAGATGGCAAGTATGGCAATAGACGAAACGGAGGTAGCAAAGGAGCTTTCACCTTACCTTAAGGCTAAACTCGGTTTAGAGGTGGAAGTCAAGACGTTTGAAAAGGGGGATTCAGAGAAGTATAAAAAGGATTCTCTACCTATGAAGCCTGCTATTATTATTGAGTAA
- a CDS encoding cob(I)yrinic acid a,c-diamide adenosyltransferase: protein MFTKKGDSGETDVIRKRVGKDSPLVNFLGDLDELNSFLGMAYLKAKWDDIKRDIERLQHEIFIIGEDVSTGNNKIDQNFVKWIEERTVEYRKESGPVRLFVIPGGGECGASVHIARAVCRRVERNTVKYSKELEPFNKWIIVYLNRASSLLFSIAIVCNKRDNVSERIHDIGRYF from the coding sequence ATGTTCACCAAGAAAGGAGACTCTGGAGAAACGGATGTAATAAGAAAGAGAGTCGGAAAGGATTCTCCGCTTGTAAACTTCCTAGGAGACCTTGACGAACTTAACTCTTTTCTAGGAATGGCTTACCTCAAAGCTAAATGGGACGACATAAAAAGGGACATAGAAAGGTTGCAACATGAAATTTTTATCATAGGGGAGGATGTCTCTACTGGAAACAACAAAATAGATCAGAACTTCGTTAAATGGATCGAAGAAAGAACCGTAGAATACAGAAAGGAGAGTGGTCCAGTAAGGTTATTTGTAATTCCGGGAGGAGGAGAATGTGGAGCATCTGTGCACATCGCAAGGGCAGTATGTAGGAGAGTTGAAAGAAATACAGTAAAGTACTCAAAGGAACTAGAACCTTTCAATAAATGGATAATTGTTTACTTGAACCGCGCTTCATCTCTACTTTTCTCAATTGCGATAGTCTGCAATAAAAGAGATAATGTGTCAGAAAGGATTCATGACATTGGAAGGTATTTCTGA